In Candidatus Sulfurimonas marisnigri, a single genomic region encodes these proteins:
- a CDS encoding TetR/AcrR family transcriptional regulator, with protein sequence MSDKKQIKKEQIIQSALELFASKGFYNTTIPDIATSLKMSVGNMYNYFKSKDILAKEIIKHISIYLGKQLREINEQDISTKEKTRKIIEVYFKTASLKPEMIDYFLRIYLSTREVFKDGCEGMICINEFVTEIMIYFEEGVKCGDLREQDFFSAFGLFMGYLGGMVFLKGENILPKDLDDYIDDITFNIYKALSVE encoded by the coding sequence TTGTCGGATAAAAAACAGATAAAAAAAGAGCAGATAATACAATCTGCTCTAGAACTTTTTGCCTCAAAAGGGTTTTACAACACTACTATTCCAGATATTGCTACATCTCTAAAAATGAGTGTTGGCAATATGTACAACTATTTTAAATCCAAAGATATTTTAGCCAAAGAAATTATAAAACATATCTCCATATATCTTGGCAAACAGCTAAGGGAAATTAACGAACAAGATATATCTACTAAAGAAAAAACAAGAAAAATTATTGAAGTATACTTTAAAACTGCATCCTTAAAACCTGAGATGATAGACTATTTTTTACGAATATACCTCTCTACCCGTGAAGTTTTTAAAGATGGGTGTGAGGGGATGATCTGTATAAATGAATTTGTTACAGAGATAATGATTTATTTTGAAGAGGGTGTAAAATGCGGAGATTTGAGAGAACAAGATTTTTTTAGCGCATTTGGTCTTTTTATGGGTTATTTAGGTGGAATGGTCTTTTTAAAAGGTGAAAATATTTTACCTAAAGATTTGGATGACTATATAGATGATATAACCTTTAATATATACAAAGCTTTGAGTGTGGAGTAA
- a CDS encoding RidA family protein, translated as MKFVQTSKAPSAIGPYSQAVVANGMVYTSGQIALTPEGVMLESNVVIQTKQVLKNLKAVLEEAGSSMDMVVKTTIFIDSMDDFAVINEIYEEAFGTHKPARATVAVKTLPKNALVEIDAVAVVNI; from the coding sequence ATGAAATTTGTTCAGACAAGTAAAGCTCCATCGGCAATAGGACCGTACTCTCAAGCAGTTGTAGCAAATGGTATGGTATATACATCAGGTCAAATCGCACTAACACCAGAAGGTGTTATGCTAGAAAGTAACGTAGTAATTCAAACAAAGCAAGTTCTTAAAAACTTAAAAGCTGTTTTAGAAGAGGCAGGTAGTTCAATGGACATGGTAGTTAAGACTACAATTTTTATAGACTCTATGGATGACTTTGCAGTCATAAATGAAATATATGAAGAGGCTTTTGGCACTCATAAGCCAGCACGTGCAACGGTAGCTGTAAAAACTTTACCTAAGAATGCTCTAGTTGAAATAGATGCAGTGGCAGTAGTAAATATATAA
- a CDS encoding thioredoxin family protein, with protein MRYLILVIALLSTLNAFDWPSDYEEALEQAKKEKKNIYLLIGSEYCHFCTKLKSNVLVKDEVVKRLKKDYVLLYLSTVMDEIPGQFETKSIPRHYFLKENGKIIYTTVGYRNIQGFYELLEEVEMFKDD; from the coding sequence ATGAGATATTTAATTTTAGTAATTGCACTTCTGTCAACCTTAAATGCATTTGATTGGCCAAGTGATTATGAAGAAGCTCTAGAACAGGCAAAAAAAGAGAAGAAAAACATTTACTTATTGATTGGCTCTGAGTATTGTCATTTTTGTACAAAGCTTAAAAGCAATGTTTTAGTTAAAGATGAAGTAGTAAAGAGATTAAAAAAAGATTATGTACTTCTTTATCTCTCAACTGTTATGGACGAGATTCCTGGTCAGTTTGAAACTAAAAGTATCCCAAGACACTATTTCCTAAAAGAAAATGGAAAAATTATTTATACAACTGTTGGCTATAGAAATATTCAGGGTTTTTACGAACTACTAGAAGAAGTTGAAATGTTCAAGGATGACTAG
- the dapE gene encoding succinyl-diaminopimelate desuccinylase: MNIIELFKYMISCKSETPDDGGLLDFIENYLPDFKAIRIDVEDVKNLFIYKKFGDGEHLCFAGHVDVVPAGKGWETDPYEAVEKDGFIYGRGTQDMKSGVAAFTQAVKEAQGFNGTLSLLLTSDEEGDGIYGTVEVLKYLKEHNLLPDAAVVAEPTCEDNFGDAIKVGRRGSINGYITLKGKQGHAAYPEKAINPIHNIAPILQNMAGVNLDNGDEFFSPSKFVITDIRSGMQVTNVTPNELKMMFNVRNTTLTTQKEVEKFVAKNMDGLNYELKLTQGSYPFKTDTNTKLVRKIGEAIKSVTGLKPKHSTAGGTSDARFLAPLGIDVIEFGVKNDTIHSVNERTTVKEVEDLYCVFKNLIKMWE, from the coding sequence GTGAATATAATTGAACTATTTAAATATATGATATCTTGTAAAAGTGAGACACCAGATGATGGTGGACTTTTAGATTTTATAGAGAATTATCTGCCAGATTTTAAAGCTATTAGAATAGATGTTGAAGATGTAAAGAATCTTTTTATATATAAAAAATTTGGAGATGGAGAACACTTGTGTTTTGCCGGACATGTAGATGTAGTTCCTGCCGGTAAAGGTTGGGAGACTGACCCGTATGAAGCTGTAGAAAAAGATGGATTTATTTATGGTCGCGGAACTCAAGATATGAAAAGCGGAGTTGCGGCATTTACTCAGGCAGTTAAAGAAGCACAAGGTTTTAATGGTACACTATCTCTTTTACTTACCTCAGACGAAGAGGGAGATGGAATCTATGGGACTGTTGAGGTTTTAAAATACCTAAAAGAACATAACTTACTTCCAGATGCAGCAGTTGTAGCAGAACCTACATGTGAAGATAATTTTGGAGATGCGATAAAAGTAGGCAGACGTGGCTCTATAAATGGATATATAACTTTAAAAGGTAAGCAGGGACATGCTGCATATCCTGAAAAAGCTATAAATCCTATACATAATATAGCGCCAATTTTACAAAATATGGCAGGAGTTAATCTTGACAATGGTGATGAGTTTTTTAGTCCTAGTAAATTTGTAATTACCGATATTCGTTCAGGAATGCAAGTAACAAATGTAACTCCAAATGAGTTGAAAATGATGTTTAATGTAAGAAACACAACTCTCACAACTCAAAAAGAGGTTGAAAAATTTGTAGCAAAAAATATGGATGGGCTTAATTATGAGCTAAAACTTACACAAGGTTCATATCCATTTAAGACAGATACAAATACTAAGCTTGTTAGAAAAATTGGTGAAGCAATAAAAAGTGTAACTGGTCTAAAACCAAAGCACTCTACAGCTGGTGGAACTTCAGATGCGAGATTTTTAGCACCTTTGGGAATTGATGTAATAGAATTCGGTGTAAAAAATGACACAATACACAGTGTCAACGAGAGAACAACAGTAAAAGAGGTTGAAGATCTCTATTGTGTATTTAAAAATTTAATTAAGATGTGGGAATAG
- a CDS encoding MutS-related protein produces the protein MRSSDVSSILDNKDKLLTQVYFDLQIYFEEKYGSDTVVFMEIGTFFEVYEVNNDDEQIGKAKEIAELLNIQLTKKNKNIIENSDKNPLLAGVPAVSFERYLNRVISEQKYTVIVVKQKGNPPKISRYISQIVSPGTNFDHIVDNDDNYIVSILLDKYKDIYTVGYSAIDVTTGKTWLYESHGTSEDPSYALDEVFNLLNVYRTSEVVVTFLDGITDQRHVMQYLEIPDHYHYSVNNERPKIEFQNRLFKEVYQIRSLLSPIEHLDLERSPMITESLAILIHFVIEHDIHIVQKLDLPNIIDNRRFMYLGNSALEQMGVVSKDKKEFTLLKMMDRSATAIGKRLLKERLLNPIMEKEELERRYNLIERVSSHTRYLDETMRGVYDLQRLSRRLDLGRLHPFEMNHVYESILSVKELMLYVKKHKIQKTPFHESELDEFLRDISKSIDLDVSRRFTNATVDENFLMSGVDESVDTLVKENSTMLVAFEDIISKIEKLLDSSNAGNTSRLVTLGLLEKDGYYISLSKNRFSMIEDEFKKDEDFKEFSVKKLTNSVKITSAFTDNLSDLIMKNRRKIVSLVKDRFIQLQGVYEKRYSLLFDRVISYVADLDVGVSSSKVADMYKHSRPMIVDVNKDENFMQIMQLRHPLIEIQELSGIYIPNDIVMGNRSYMDLPHPESVMLEVGVHDGHDINGVLLYGINSSGKSSLMKSIGIATLMAQSGFFVSAAVMKFSLFDSLFTRIVSKDNLSKGLSTFAVEMLELKNIFNRATVGSLILGDEISHGTETLSGVAIVSSAIIKLAKLRSLFLFATHLHQLSTMKEITSLDNVVDLHLSVEYDEAQDTLLFNRVLQAGSGSSIYGLEFAKSLHMDSEFLDTANKIRKRLAKDFDELELLVKKKTSKYNKELYVTKCVICGAMAEDVHHINHKSLADGAGFIGHFHKDSKHNLVPLCKEHHKEIHEGKIKIGGFVMTSNGLELTYEEQMSKPKETKIEEPEINESEGFVLDDWD, from the coding sequence ATGCGCTCATCAGATGTAAGTTCTATTTTAGATAATAAAGATAAATTATTAACTCAAGTATATTTCGATTTACAGATATATTTTGAAGAGAAATACGGAAGTGATACAGTCGTATTTATGGAGATAGGTACTTTTTTTGAGGTCTACGAAGTTAACAATGATGATGAACAGATTGGTAAAGCAAAAGAGATAGCAGAACTTTTAAATATTCAGCTAACTAAAAAAAATAAAAACATTATAGAAAACTCTGATAAAAACCCGCTTTTAGCAGGTGTTCCGGCTGTCTCGTTTGAGCGCTACTTAAACCGCGTAATCTCGGAACAAAAATATACCGTTATTGTTGTGAAACAAAAAGGCAATCCGCCTAAAATCAGCAGGTATATCTCTCAAATTGTCTCTCCAGGAACTAACTTTGACCATATTGTAGATAATGATGACAACTATATAGTCTCAATTTTACTTGATAAATACAAAGATATATACACAGTAGGGTACAGTGCTATAGATGTCACAACCGGAAAGACTTGGCTTTATGAGTCTCATGGGACAAGTGAAGACCCATCTTATGCGCTTGATGAAGTCTTTAATCTTTTAAATGTTTACCGCACATCAGAGGTTGTTGTTACATTCTTAGATGGCATTACAGACCAGCGACATGTTATGCAGTATCTTGAGATTCCAGACCATTATCACTACAGCGTAAACAATGAGAGACCTAAAATAGAGTTTCAAAACAGGCTGTTTAAAGAGGTTTACCAGATACGTTCACTCCTCTCGCCGATAGAGCACTTGGACTTAGAGAGAAGCCCTATGATTACTGAGTCATTGGCAATTCTAATCCACTTTGTTATTGAGCATGATATACATATTGTCCAAAAACTTGACCTTCCAAATATAATAGATAATCGCCGCTTTATGTATCTAGGCAACAGTGCTCTTGAACAGATGGGCGTTGTCTCTAAAGATAAAAAAGAGTTTACTCTTTTAAAGATGATGGATAGAAGTGCGACTGCTATTGGAAAGAGACTTTTAAAAGAGAGACTTTTAAACCCAATTATGGAAAAAGAGGAACTTGAGAGAAGATATAACCTAATAGAGCGTGTCTCATCTCACACAAGGTATCTAGATGAGACTATGCGCGGGGTGTATGATTTGCAGAGGTTATCTCGCCGACTTGATTTAGGGAGACTTCACCCTTTTGAGATGAACCATGTCTATGAATCCATACTTAGCGTAAAAGAGCTGATGCTCTATGTTAAAAAGCATAAAATTCAAAAAACTCCATTTCATGAGAGCGAACTTGATGAGTTTTTAAGAGATATAAGCAAAAGCATAGACCTTGATGTCTCGCGTCGCTTTACAAATGCAACTGTTGATGAAAACTTTTTAATGAGTGGTGTTGATGAGTCTGTTGATACATTGGTTAAAGAAAACTCTACTATGCTTGTAGCTTTTGAAGATATTATAAGTAAAATCGAAAAGTTATTGGATAGTTCCAACGCAGGGAACACAAGTCGCTTAGTAACACTTGGTCTTTTGGAAAAAGATGGTTATTACATCTCTTTGAGTAAAAACAGATTTTCCATGATTGAAGATGAGTTTAAAAAAGATGAAGATTTTAAAGAGTTCAGTGTTAAAAAACTTACAAATAGTGTAAAAATAACATCTGCTTTTACAGATAATCTTTCAGACCTGATTATGAAGAACCGCCGCAAGATAGTCTCTTTGGTGAAAGATAGATTTATTCAACTTCAAGGGGTTTACGAGAAAAGATACTCACTTCTTTTTGACCGTGTTATAAGTTATGTAGCCGATTTAGATGTCGGGGTAAGCTCATCAAAAGTTGCCGATATGTACAAGCACTCCAGACCAATGATTGTTGATGTAAACAAAGATGAGAATTTTATGCAGATTATGCAACTTCGCCATCCCTTAATAGAGATTCAAGAGCTCAGCGGAATATATATACCAAATGATATAGTTATGGGAAATCGCAGCTATATGGACCTGCCACATCCTGAAAGTGTTATGCTCGAAGTTGGCGTGCATGATGGGCATGATATAAACGGTGTTTTGCTCTATGGAATAAACTCTAGCGGGAAATCATCCCTTATGAAGAGTATTGGAATAGCTACCTTAATGGCTCAGTCAGGCTTTTTTGTAAGTGCTGCTGTTATGAAGTTTTCTCTTTTTGACTCACTCTTTACCCGTATAGTTTCAAAAGATAATCTCTCAAAAGGGTTGTCAACTTTTGCTGTTGAGATGCTTGAGCTTAAAAATATTTTCAATCGTGCAACAGTTGGCTCACTAATTTTAGGGGACGAAATAAGTCATGGTACAGAGACCCTCTCTGGTGTGGCAATTGTCTCTAGCGCTATAATAAAGTTGGCAAAACTTCGCTCACTTTTTCTGTTTGCGACACATCTGCACCAACTCTCAACCATGAAAGAGATTACATCCCTTGATAATGTAGTAGATTTGCATCTTAGTGTTGAGTATGATGAAGCCCAAGATACTCTACTCTTTAATAGAGTTCTTCAAGCTGGAAGCGGAAGTAGCATTTATGGTCTAGAGTTTGCAAAATCACTTCATATGGATAGTGAGTTTTTAGATACAGCAAATAAAATCCGCAAACGTCTGGCAAAAGATTTTGATGAGCTAGAGTTACTTGTGAAGAAAAAAACAAGCAAGTACAACAAAGAGTTGTATGTAACTAAATGTGTGATTTGCGGAGCTATGGCTGAAGATGTTCACCATATAAATCATAAATCTTTAGCAGATGGGGCAGGGTTTATAGGACACTTTCATAAAGACTCCAAACATAATCTCGTACCACTATGTAAAGAACATCATAAAGAGATACATGAGGGTAAAATTAAAATAGGTGGCTTTGTTATGACATCCAATGGTCTGGAGCTTACTTATGAAGAGCAGATGAGTAAGCCTAAAGAAACTAAGATTGAAGAGCCTGAGATAAATGAGTCTGAAGGTTTTGTCTTAGATGATTGGGACTAG
- a CDS encoding sensor histidine kinase — translation MQTITKIFSILFITNVYSNEIINDSKHIISASDYTPVFVVLAFIAAIGIFILHRHYDNKRINEELKNTIDEELKKSREKDKIIFTQSKLASMGEMMENIAHQWRQPLSQVNSAVLVIDDILYEKKINDSVIEEKLLEIESLTKYMSKTIDDFKDFFNKNKKREKFSLNELIEHSIYIVKGTLKSNNIEVKTYFNEKLVFNGYKNELQQAIITILNNAKFMFVHRNIFKPRITIRAEKIDDYFAITISDNAGGIDAEVISKIFEPYFTTKHKSQGAGLGLYISKMMIEESMNGKLNVKNSNGGACFEIILKADDE, via the coding sequence ATGCAGACTATAACAAAGATATTTTCAATACTATTTATAACAAATGTATATTCAAATGAGATAATAAATGATTCAAAACATATAATATCAGCCTCTGACTATACTCCTGTTTTTGTAGTTTTAGCATTTATTGCAGCGATAGGAATCTTCATACTCCATAGACATTATGACAATAAAAGGATAAACGAAGAGTTAAAAAACACAATAGATGAAGAGCTAAAAAAATCTAGAGAGAAAGATAAAATAATTTTTACACAAAGTAAACTTGCATCTATGGGAGAGATGATGGAAAACATTGCTCACCAGTGGAGACAACCTCTGTCTCAAGTCAATTCTGCTGTTTTAGTCATTGATGATATTTTGTATGAAAAAAAAATTAATGACTCTGTAATTGAAGAGAAATTATTGGAGATAGAGTCTTTAACAAAGTATATGTCAAAAACAATTGATGATTTTAAAGATTTTTTTAACAAAAACAAAAAAAGAGAAAAGTTCTCATTAAATGAGTTGATTGAACACTCTATATATATTGTAAAGGGAACTTTAAAATCAAACAATATAGAAGTTAAAACCTATTTTAATGAAAAGTTAGTATTCAATGGGTACAAGAATGAACTGCAACAAGCAATTATCACAATATTAAATAATGCGAAGTTTATGTTTGTTCATAGAAATATATTTAAGCCAAGAATCACCATTCGCGCTGAAAAAATTGATGATTATTTTGCAATAACGATTAGTGACAACGCAGGGGGCATTGATGCGGAAGTTATCTCTAAGATCTTTGAACCATACTTTACAACTAAGCATAAGTCTCAAGGGGCAGGATTAGGGCTTTATATATCAAAGATGATGATTGAAGAGAGTATGAACGGAAAACTCAATGTCAAAAATAGTAATGGTGGTGCTTGTTTTGAAATAATACTAAAGGCTGATGATGAGTGA
- a CDS encoding response regulator transcription factor, whose translation MSENKFPYTILFVEDEDATRENYVRFLKKYYENVYEAGDGEEAYKIYKERKPHILIVDINLPKLSGINLLKKIRKDDHSIKVIMLTAHSETHYLLEATELKLTKYLIKPITRNELKNALNLVLQELSKFTVSPKKLLILKDDFSWNYDLKELLCEEKSVPLTNKERKILTVLFSNINKTCDYYEIIYEVWYDYNDDKLDALKTIIKNLRKKLPKETIDNDFGVGYKLKL comes from the coding sequence ATGAGTGAAAATAAATTTCCATATACTATTTTATTTGTCGAAGATGAAGATGCCACAAGAGAGAACTATGTTCGTTTTTTGAAAAAGTATTATGAAAATGTTTATGAAGCTGGTGATGGAGAGGAAGCTTACAAGATTTATAAAGAGAGAAAACCTCATATATTAATTGTTGATATTAACCTTCCAAAACTAAGTGGGATTAATCTACTTAAAAAGATTAGAAAAGATGACCATAGTATAAAAGTGATTATGTTAACAGCCCACTCTGAAACACACTACTTACTTGAAGCAACTGAACTAAAGCTAACAAAATATTTAATCAAACCTATCACAAGAAATGAGTTGAAAAATGCACTAAACTTGGTACTCCAAGAGTTGTCAAAGTTTACTGTCTCACCCAAAAAACTGCTGATTTTAAAAGATGATTTTTCTTGGAATTATGATTTAAAAGAGTTACTTTGTGAGGAAAAATCTGTACCGCTCACAAACAAAGAGAGAAAAATACTAACAGTGCTTTTTTCAAATATCAATAAAACATGCGACTATTATGAGATAATATATGAAGTTTGGTACGACTACAATGATGATAAGCTTGATGCACTAAAGACAATTATAAAAAACCTAAGAAAAAAACTACCAAAAGAGACTATTGATAATGATTTTGGCGTCGGTTACAAACTAAAACTATAA
- a CDS encoding OmpA family protein: MRYIILLISAALLFTLNANEVTQKNETANEFAYIQPISVEEAPVIAILDGDNDGVADEGDKCPTTPPNTRVDSKGCELDSDNDGVVNSKDDCPTTPPNTEVNSKGCTIVNDSDNDGVADEDDKCPTTPPNTEVDYQGCRDSDKDGVPNIDDKCPGTLEGIKVDYRGCEIDSDDDGVVDSQDQCPDTSKDFSVDGYGCPQTATLKVNFATSKYNVDDKLVKDLQKFSLFLQENKGYKVVIYGFTDSVGDSNKNRILSKNRAEAVKEALTLYGIDASRFTTIGKGEASPIADNSTKDGRAQNRRIEVELIK; encoded by the coding sequence ATGAGATATATAATACTACTGATTTCAGCTGCATTACTTTTTACATTGAATGCAAATGAAGTAACACAAAAAAATGAAACAGCAAATGAGTTTGCATATATTCAACCAATATCAGTTGAAGAAGCTCCTGTAATAGCAATACTTGATGGCGATAATGATGGGGTTGCCGATGAAGGTGACAAATGTCCTACTACTCCGCCAAACACAAGAGTAGATTCTAAAGGTTGTGAGCTTGACAGTGACAATGATGGAGTTGTTAATTCAAAAGATGATTGTCCTACTACTCCTCCAAATACTGAAGTGAATTCTAAGGGTTGTACAATTGTAAATGACTCAGATAATGATGGAGTTGCCGATGAAGATGACAAGTGTCCAACTACTCCTCCAAATACTGAAGTAGACTACCAAGGGTGTCGTGATTCAGATAAAGATGGTGTCCCAAATATAGATGATAAATGCCCTGGTACACTAGAAGGAATCAAGGTTGACTACAGAGGATGTGAAATAGACAGTGATGATGATGGTGTTGTAGACTCTCAAGACCAATGTCCAGATACAAGTAAAGATTTTTCTGTTGATGGCTATGGCTGCCCTCAAACTGCAACTCTAAAAGTTAACTTTGCAACATCTAAATACAATGTAGACGATAAACTAGTTAAAGATTTACAGAAATTTTCACTATTTCTACAAGAAAACAAAGGGTACAAAGTTGTTATATATGGATTTACTGACTCAGTTGGCGACAGTAATAAAAATCGAATACTCTCCAAGAACCGAGCAGAAGCTGTTAAAGAGGCATTAACTCTATATGGAATTGACGCATCTAGATTTACAACAATAGGAAAAGGTGAAGCAAGCCCTATCGCTGATAATTCAACTAAAGATGGACGTGCACAAAATCGTAGAATAGAAGTTGAGCTAATAAAATGA
- a CDS encoding TolC family outer membrane protein, protein MIKLYEGKMKKIATSVLIVSTLLSAQSLKMSVSEVLGTNPVILERLKNYNATKEDITIAESGYYPKLDLSIGIGKEKGERAGGTDFDYSVYQNSLSYTQNLFKGFETTYQVQEHENRTIAAAYSYLEKVNDTSFKMIDTYLQVMRNKELLDNAQANIDINAEILNKVQKLYDSGLTTLSEVNKIEASLSLAKSNYSVQENTLLDVKFQLQRVLGRNLKHEDMSRPQLVVILPKSIEDATLVAMENNPSLLVSKYNVKLAQATYHKSKAPFYPSLDIEVSKTMTKNLSGVEGKYDNLRAMAYLKYNFFNGFADKATLQQSVSTIHKEVQIKNTLRREVIEGISLSWAANEKLTDQLGHLQNYKKFSQKTLSLYSKEYDLGRRSLLDLLSSQNDFIASKAQIINTEYSMLFAKYRILDAMGMLVSTVMEDGDISCSNVGFKSKMPKNSVVLPELNDTDKDVLPILYDVDRDLIVDEVDICNNSLPNDMKNIYGCKETFEDVKRIERYSGFLFDNDNSTLTQDGESRLNSLIKQIEPYGWENLKFSLLGNVENINMSKDDILLLSQRRAQVVKDKLIKAGAFEDNITLHANSDKNPMYSDEESESVALNNRTDIIVKKLKLNK, encoded by the coding sequence ATGATTAAATTATACGAGGGTAAAATGAAAAAAATAGCAACATCAGTCTTAATAGTTTCGACGCTATTGAGTGCTCAGAGCTTAAAGATGTCAGTGAGTGAAGTTTTAGGTACAAATCCGGTTATTTTAGAGAGACTTAAAAATTATAATGCAACAAAAGAAGATATAACGATTGCAGAATCAGGGTATTATCCAAAGCTTGATTTATCAATTGGTATTGGAAAAGAAAAAGGTGAAAGAGCTGGCGGAACTGACTTTGATTATAGTGTTTATCAAAATTCTCTTTCATATACTCAAAATCTTTTTAAAGGTTTTGAAACTACATACCAAGTACAAGAGCATGAAAACAGAACAATAGCGGCAGCTTACAGCTACCTAGAAAAAGTGAATGATACATCTTTTAAAATGATAGATACTTATTTACAGGTGATGAGAAATAAAGAACTTCTAGATAATGCGCAGGCAAATATAGATATAAATGCAGAAATATTAAATAAAGTACAAAAACTTTATGATTCAGGCTTAACAACTCTTTCTGAAGTAAATAAAATAGAAGCATCACTATCTCTCGCAAAAAGCAACTATTCTGTGCAAGAAAACACCCTATTAGATGTTAAATTTCAACTACAAAGAGTTCTTGGACGCAATCTTAAGCATGAAGATATGAGCCGACCTCAACTTGTTGTTATCCTTCCTAAAAGTATAGAAGATGCAACTCTTGTTGCAATGGAAAATAATCCATCTCTTTTGGTAAGCAAGTACAATGTAAAGCTAGCTCAAGCTACATATCATAAGAGTAAAGCTCCTTTTTATCCATCATTAGACATTGAAGTATCAAAAACTATGACTAAAAATCTTAGCGGAGTTGAGGGAAAGTATGATAACCTTAGAGCTATGGCTTATCTAAAATATAATTTCTTTAATGGCTTTGCAGACAAAGCAACTCTACAACAAAGTGTAAGTACCATCCATAAAGAGGTACAGATAAAAAACACTCTTAGACGTGAAGTAATTGAGGGGATTAGTCTATCTTGGGCTGCTAACGAGAAGCTTACAGATCAGTTAGGACACCTCCAAAACTACAAGAAATTTTCACAAAAGACTCTATCCCTATACTCAAAAGAGTATGATTTAGGCCGTCGTTCACTACTAGACCTTTTATCTTCTCAAAATGATTTTATCGCTTCAAAAGCTCAAATCATTAACACTGAATATAGTATGCTTTTTGCAAAATACAGAATTCTTGACGCTATGGGTATGCTTGTATCAACAGTTATGGAAGATGGTGATATTAGCTGTTCTAATGTTGGTTTTAAAAGTAAAATGCCCAAAAACAGTGTTGTGCTTCCTGAATTAAATGACACAGACAAAGATGTACTTCCTATACTATATGATGTTGACAGAGATTTAATTGTTGATGAAGTTGATATTTGCAACAACTCTTTACCTAATGATATGAAAAATATATATGGATGTAAAGAGACATTTGAAGATGTAAAACGTATAGAGCGATATAGCGGTTTCTTATTTGATAATGATAATTCAACACTTACTCAAGATGGTGAAAGTAGACTTAACAGCTTAATAAAGCAGATAGAACCATATGGCTGGGAAAATTTGAAATTTAGTCTACTTGGAAATGTTGAAAATATCAATATGTCAAAAGATGATATTCTGCTTTTATCACAAAGAAGAGCTCAAGTAGTTAAAGATAAACTGATTAAAGCTGGTGCATTTGAAGATAATATAACTCTACATGCAAATTCAGACAAAAATCCTATGTATAGTGACGAAGAGAGTGAATCAGTGGCATTAAATAACCGTACTGATATCATAGTTAAAAAACTTAAACTAAATAAATAG